From one Formosa sediminum genomic stretch:
- a CDS encoding MATE family efflux transporter: protein MKGKISADLGTEPISKLLIRQSVPASIGILVMSLNVLVDTIFVGNWIGSIAIAAINVVLPVSFFIAALGMSIGIGGSSIISRALGAKNKEKALSTFGNQITLTLFLIFLFVSVGLLFKDNIILAFGGKGDIFYPAKVYYTIVLYGVPFLGLSMVGNNVIRAEGNPKFAMYAMMVPAIGNLIFDYILINLLDQGMAGAAWATTGSNLLGFLYVVWYFFLNKKTVLNINWTHLKLKLKTINEIGSLGFVTLARQAVVSVTYLFMNNILFDIGGEVSVTSYAIVGRMLMFALFPVLGVTQGFLPIAGYNYGAEQYDRVRLSINTAIKYAACLATLVFILLMVFPESITKMFTQDPDVVRETPQAMRWVFAATPIIALQLIGAAYFQAIGKAKPALLLTLTRQGFFFIPLILILPNFYGELGVWMSFPISDILSTIVTGYFLNKEIKSDLINKQTIST, encoded by the coding sequence ATGAAAGGAAAAATATCGGCAGATTTAGGTACAGAACCTATAAGTAAACTTTTAATTAGGCAATCTGTACCTGCATCAATAGGTATTTTAGTTATGTCTCTAAATGTTCTGGTAGATACAATATTTGTTGGAAACTGGATAGGATCTATTGCCATTGCTGCTATAAACGTTGTTTTGCCAGTGTCTTTTTTTATAGCAGCTTTAGGGATGTCTATAGGTATTGGTGGCTCTTCAATTATTTCTAGAGCTTTAGGGGCAAAGAATAAAGAAAAGGCGTTATCTACATTCGGTAATCAGATAACTTTAACTTTGTTTTTAATATTTTTATTTGTTTCTGTAGGACTTCTTTTTAAAGATAATATTATTCTTGCTTTTGGAGGTAAAGGCGATATTTTTTATCCTGCTAAAGTTTATTATACTATAGTTCTATATGGTGTTCCTTTCTTGGGATTATCTATGGTTGGGAATAATGTTATTCGTGCAGAAGGTAACCCTAAATTTGCAATGTATGCGATGATGGTTCCTGCTATAGGAAACCTCATATTCGATTATATTTTAATAAATCTTCTAGATCAAGGTATGGCTGGTGCCGCTTGGGCAACTACAGGATCAAATCTGCTAGGTTTTTTGTATGTTGTTTGGTATTTCTTTTTAAATAAAAAGACGGTTTTAAATATTAATTGGACACATTTAAAATTAAAATTAAAAACCATTAATGAAATAGGATCTTTAGGTTTCGTTACATTAGCACGTCAGGCTGTAGTTAGTGTAACGTATTTATTTATGAATAATATTCTATTTGATATAGGTGGAGAAGTTTCTGTAACTTCATATGCTATTGTTGGACGCATGCTTATGTTTGCCCTATTTCCTGTATTGGGAGTTACACAAGGGTTTTTGCCTATTGCAGGATACAATTATGGTGCAGAGCAATACGATCGGGTTAGATTATCTATAAATACAGCTATAAAATATGCCGCTTGTCTAGCAACACTTGTGTTTATACTACTAATGGTATTTCCAGAAAGTATCACTAAAATGTTTACTCAAGATCCAGACGTGGTACGAGAAACACCTCAAGCTATGCGTTGGGTATTTGCTGCAACGCCTATTATTGCATTGCAGTTAATTGGAGCTGCTTATTTTCAAGCAATAGGGAAAGCAAAACCGGCATTACTTCTTACTTTAACACGCCAAGGATTCTTTTTTATTCCGCTAATCTTAATTTTACCAAATTTTTATGGTGAATTAGGAGTTTGGATGTCATTTCCTATTTCAGATATATTGTCTACTATTGTTACCGGATATTTTTTAAATAAGGAAATCAAATCGGATCTTATTAATAAGCAAACCATTTCAACTTAA
- the hemH gene encoding ferrochelatase has product MKKGILLVNLGSPESPTPKDVKTYLGEFLMDERVIDLPYVARAALVKGIILKTRPKASAAAYKKIWWDEGSPLIVISERLQAKVQNVVDYPVALAMRYGTMTIQKGLQELVDKGVEEVFLIPLYPQFAMATTETILVLAEEIRQAHFPNLKIDHLPAFYNKPDYIEVLSNSIKKHLAGKTYDHVLFSYHGVPERHIKKSDVTKSHCKLDGSCCKTPSKAHEFCYRHQCLEVTRLVGEKLGFQDGAFSTSFQSRLGFDPWLQPYTDRTIERLGLEGIKNIAIITPAFVSDCLETLEEIAMEGQELFHEVGGKAFTTVPCLNDEDEWSDLLGKWINNWADSKVK; this is encoded by the coding sequence ATGAAAAAAGGAATATTATTAGTTAATTTAGGGTCTCCTGAGAGTCCTACACCAAAAGATGTAAAAACATATTTAGGTGAATTTTTAATGGATGAACGTGTTATAGATTTACCATATGTTGCTAGAGCCGCTCTTGTTAAGGGTATTATACTAAAAACTAGACCTAAAGCTTCTGCAGCAGCATATAAAAAAATATGGTGGGATGAAGGATCGCCTTTAATTGTAATTTCTGAACGTTTACAAGCTAAAGTACAAAATGTAGTAGATTATCCTGTTGCATTAGCTATGCGTTATGGAACAATGACTATACAAAAAGGCTTGCAAGAGTTGGTCGATAAAGGCGTAGAAGAAGTATTTTTAATTCCGCTATATCCACAATTTGCGATGGCTACAACAGAAACCATTTTGGTTTTAGCAGAAGAAATCCGTCAAGCACATTTTCCAAATCTAAAAATAGATCATTTACCAGCATTTTATAATAAACCTGATTATATTGAGGTGTTGAGTAATTCAATAAAAAAACATTTAGCGGGAAAAACATACGACCATGTATTGTTTTCTTACCATGGTGTGCCCGAGCGCCACATTAAAAAAAGTGATGTTACCAAATCGCATTGTAAATTAGATGGATCTTGTTGCAAAACACCATCAAAAGCACACGAGTTTTGTTACAGGCATCAATGTTTAGAGGTTACTAGATTGGTTGGAGAGAAGCTAGGCTTTCAGGACGGCGCGTTTTCTACATCATTCCAATCCCGATTAGGATTCGATCCATGGTTACAACCTTACACAGATAGAACTATTGAGCGTTTAGGACTTGAAGGAATAAAAAATATTGCCATTATTACACCTGCTTTTGTAAGTGATTGTTTAGAAACTTTAGAAGAAATAGCCATGGAAGGGCAAGAACTTTTTCATGAAGTTGGAGGAAAAGCGTTTACTACAGTACCGTGTTTAAACGATGAAGATGAGTGGTCTGATTTACTAGGAAAATGGATTAATAATTGGGCCGACTCTAAGGTGAAATAA